In Iodobacter fluviatilis, one DNA window encodes the following:
- a CDS encoding rhamnan synthesis F family protein: MSFESQVSENLLKFERDIKEIKSLLLNKKYEQVLRQAQDLAMFAWHHSMGLFASSELEQLIAGVSGHLPVLKNGVSAPRKQRRILTIMTNVSASGGHSRIAWRWIELDKNSHHTLVLTQQIDPVPVQLQALSEEGRLTIVVLNSPTLLERASHLRQRINDADRVVLLIHPHDVLANAALAGMKAPPPVIFQDHAAHTFWLGATVSNIVLSMSAALLNSRRGIAKENIGWIPIPLDFQRLEKAVVRDIRAECAIDKDAFVLMSCGSPYKYLPIEGICLADLLAPVLENNPRAHLILVGPDPTAPWAEFSAKFAGRVHCIGHLFEESLVAAYTACDVYLDAVPFTSPTALFEAAAMGKPVVRFAPAAWRACEFALDIEATMPTSLYVWSDAPSYQRDIQRLMDDRAFREWRGLFGRTATRLYHADETFVHSLEAAYDRAAVLPQICLDPVLSAARFELFDRLELQLAQNMALQVGLDHEYRQQGLLKKNGPLRIAVALHLYYVEQWDDIRELLKNIPFPFDFFVTTTAENKHIVSDLLALHFSDAKLYITANRGRDIGPLFGLLQHENLADYDFVCKLHTKKSPHLDPELVQKWREELLISLLPSKEGVQAIFDLFNTRPEVGIVTGAGVLVHAHYTPGGNISLLRELAARLGFNLDEMAYEFPGGSMFWCRGRIFNSFNALNISEEDFEPESGQTNGTLAHAIERIFPLIAYHQGLLTVDSGYQGNVPNPRFPNSSEEYLHWLSKQELCIPEAKLFDLHAEAVALPEVKICIVDRFANKNGLIETINSVSRQFYANVKLLVCSSSANPMPESGIEWIQVKDGFYSAILNTLAHQDDGGWLGVLEAGDQLTMSGLLLAMHQLVDHPEWKLVYFDDDVMNADGRPACPRFKPDFDINLLRSIPYADGFLLLRSVADFSDVYAEMEGWGAEQLALLLHCYEQEGSGAIGHIPEVLTHLQINESRQLSNPRRYKAFSDLIDLHLQRQNIRAEILANGRVEGALRVKYALPERPLVSIIIPTKNQLPMLQRCIESILEKTSYPNYEIIIIDNNSDDPLVLPYLEQLELLLSYRLRVFEYPHAFNFSAINNAAVGQANGDYLVLLNNDTAIIQNSWLEELLHHAMRPEVGIVGAKLLYPNGLVQHAGVVLGLRGPADHPCIGASLEESGYMHRLQLDQQYSVVTAACMMVRKSVYEQAGGMDELDFKVSYNDVDLCLKVKTLGYSIVWTPYSVVMHEGSVSQSQINPDKAAAKQLRFEGEQVAMYRKWLPEIGNDPAYNKNLTLSGNGFELEHRSLLSWRPLSWKPLPTVLCHPADQTGCGQYRILQPFAAMLEAQKIAGAIAFELFPAFELAKLAPDVMVFQRQISTQQLDFLRLSKACSPSFKVYELDDYLPNVPIKSAHRTHMPKDVVKSLRKALTFVDRFTVSTEELANAYEGMHPVMHVVNNYLPVPIWGDLHSERNQGKKPRVGWAGGASHTGDLELIESVVKALANEVEWVFFGMCPDKLRPFVHEFHAGVPIGLYAAKLASLNLDLALAPLEQNIFNQCKSNLRLLEYGACGFPVICTDIAPYRGSLPVTRVRNKHKDWVDAIHDHLSDPEASAGSGRALKEAVLKDWMLDGVNLDKWRAAWLSA, encoded by the coding sequence ATGTCATTTGAATCGCAAGTTTCTGAAAACCTGCTTAAATTTGAACGCGATATTAAAGAAATAAAATCCTTACTTTTAAATAAAAAATACGAGCAAGTATTACGTCAGGCACAGGATTTGGCTATGTTTGCCTGGCATCACAGTATGGGCTTATTTGCCAGCAGCGAGCTTGAACAGCTGATTGCGGGCGTATCAGGCCATCTGCCAGTATTAAAAAACGGGGTTTCTGCCCCTCGCAAGCAGCGCCGTATTTTAACCATCATGACCAATGTTTCAGCAAGTGGCGGGCACAGCCGTATTGCATGGCGCTGGATTGAGCTGGATAAAAATTCTCACCATACTTTAGTATTAACTCAGCAAATTGATCCTGTTCCCGTGCAATTACAAGCTCTTTCCGAAGAGGGAAGGCTCACCATTGTTGTATTAAATTCACCCACTCTTTTAGAGCGTGCAAGTCATTTGCGCCAAAGAATAAATGATGCTGATCGGGTGGTATTACTGATTCATCCTCATGATGTATTGGCCAATGCCGCACTGGCAGGTATGAAAGCACCTCCGCCGGTTATTTTTCAGGACCATGCGGCCCACACATTCTGGCTGGGGGCGACGGTATCAAATATTGTTTTAAGTATGTCGGCTGCCCTGCTGAATAGCCGCCGTGGTATTGCTAAAGAAAACATCGGCTGGATTCCTATTCCTTTGGATTTTCAAAGACTTGAGAAAGCCGTAGTACGTGATATTCGTGCGGAATGCGCAATTGATAAAGATGCTTTTGTATTAATGTCTTGTGGTTCGCCTTATAAATACCTGCCCATTGAAGGTATTTGCCTTGCGGATTTACTTGCCCCTGTGCTTGAAAATAATCCTAGAGCGCATTTAATTTTGGTGGGCCCAGATCCGACTGCACCCTGGGCTGAATTTTCTGCCAAATTTGCCGGGCGTGTGCATTGCATTGGTCATTTGTTTGAAGAAAGCCTAGTGGCGGCTTACACGGCCTGCGATGTTTACCTAGATGCAGTGCCTTTTACTTCGCCCACTGCATTATTTGAAGCTGCTGCGATGGGTAAGCCTGTGGTGCGCTTTGCACCAGCAGCCTGGAGAGCATGCGAGTTTGCTTTAGATATTGAAGCCACCATGCCTACGTCACTGTATGTATGGTCGGATGCGCCTTCTTATCAAAGAGATATTCAGCGATTAATGGACGATCGTGCCTTTCGCGAGTGGCGTGGTCTTTTTGGGCGTACGGCAACACGGCTTTACCATGCGGATGAAACATTTGTTCATTCGCTGGAAGCGGCCTACGATCGTGCAGCTGTTCTGCCCCAAATTTGTTTAGATCCCGTTTTGTCTGCGGCCCGGTTTGAATTATTTGATCGTTTAGAATTGCAGTTGGCACAAAATATGGCGCTGCAGGTTGGCCTTGATCATGAATATCGGCAGCAGGGATTACTGAAGAAAAATGGGCCCTTACGTATTGCGGTGGCTTTGCATTTATATTATGTGGAGCAGTGGGATGATATTCGTGAGTTATTAAAAAACATTCCGTTCCCCTTTGATTTCTTTGTAACTACTACGGCTGAAAATAAACATATTGTCAGCGATTTGCTCGCGCTTCATTTTTCGGATGCAAAATTATATATCACCGCAAACAGAGGGCGTGATATTGGCCCCTTGTTTGGTCTTTTGCAGCACGAGAATCTGGCTGATTACGATTTTGTATGTAAATTACATACCAAGAAATCCCCCCATTTAGATCCGGAGCTGGTGCAAAAATGGCGTGAAGAGTTATTAATTTCTTTATTGCCTTCAAAAGAAGGCGTGCAGGCTATTTTTGATTTATTTAATACCCGCCCAGAGGTGGGGATTGTGACCGGGGCGGGGGTGCTGGTTCATGCACATTATACGCCGGGTGGTAATATTAGTTTGTTGCGGGAATTAGCGGCGCGCCTTGGGTTTAATTTAGATGAAATGGCGTATGAGTTTCCGGGCGGCTCTATGTTCTGGTGCCGTGGGCGGATTTTTAATTCATTTAACGCCCTGAATATTTCTGAAGAAGATTTTGAGCCCGAATCAGGGCAGACCAATGGCACGCTCGCGCATGCAATTGAGCGGATTTTCCCCTTAATTGCTTATCATCAGGGCTTATTGACGGTTGATTCGGGTTATCAGGGCAATGTGCCTAATCCACGCTTCCCCAATAGTAGTGAAGAATATTTGCACTGGTTATCTAAGCAGGAGTTGTGCATTCCTGAAGCTAAGTTATTTGATTTGCATGCAGAAGCGGTTGCTTTGCCTGAAGTTAAAATTTGTATTGTTGATCGCTTTGCAAATAAAAATGGCCTGATTGAAACCATTAATAGTGTTTCACGCCAGTTTTATGCCAATGTGAAACTGCTTGTTTGCTCCAGCTCGGCTAATCCAATGCCGGAATCCGGCATCGAGTGGATTCAGGTAAAAGATGGTTTTTATTCTGCCATTTTAAATACGTTGGCCCATCAGGATGATGGTGGCTGGCTAGGAGTATTGGAGGCGGGTGATCAGTTAACCATGAGCGGTTTGTTATTGGCCATGCATCAGCTGGTTGATCACCCTGAATGGAAGCTGGTTTATTTTGATGATGATGTAATGAATGCAGACGGTCGCCCAGCCTGCCCCCGTTTTAAACCTGATTTTGATATCAATTTATTACGCAGTATTCCCTATGCGGATGGCTTTTTATTGCTCAGGTCCGTGGCTGATTTTTCTGATGTTTATGCTGAAATGGAAGGCTGGGGCGCGGAGCAGCTGGCTCTTTTATTACATTGCTATGAGCAGGAAGGGTCAGGCGCAATTGGCCATATTCCTGAAGTATTAACGCATTTGCAAATTAATGAGTCACGGCAATTATCGAATCCTCGGCGTTATAAAGCTTTTTCGGATTTAATTGATTTGCACTTGCAGCGCCAGAATATCAGGGCTGAAATTTTAGCTAATGGCCGGGTAGAGGGGGCGCTGCGGGTGAAGTATGCGCTGCCAGAGCGCCCATTGGTCAGTATTATTATTCCGACTAAAAATCAGCTGCCTATGCTGCAGCGTTGCATTGAATCTATTTTAGAAAAAACCAGTTATCCGAATTATGAAATTATTATTATTGATAATAATAGTGATGATCCGCTGGTACTCCCTTATCTTGAGCAGCTTGAATTATTACTGAGTTATCGTTTGCGGGTGTTTGAATATCCGCATGCGTTTAATTTTTCTGCCATTAATAATGCCGCAGTGGGCCAGGCCAACGGTGATTATCTTGTGCTGCTTAATAACGATACAGCCATTATTCAGAATTCATGGCTGGAAGAGCTATTGCATCATGCCATGCGACCTGAAGTGGGTATTGTAGGTGCGAAGTTATTGTACCCGAATGGCTTGGTTCAGCATGCCGGGGTTGTGCTGGGCTTGCGCGGGCCGGCTGATCATCCCTGCATTGGGGCTTCATTAGAAGAATCCGGCTATATGCACCGTTTGCAGTTAGATCAGCAATATTCTGTGGTTACCGCAGCGTGCATGATGGTGCGCAAATCGGTGTATGAGCAGGCTGGCGGGATGGATGAGCTTGATTTTAAGGTTTCATACAATGATGTGGATTTATGCCTGAAAGTAAAAACACTGGGTTATTCGATTGTCTGGACGCCTTACTCGGTAGTGATGCACGAGGGCAGTGTGAGCCAGTCGCAAATTAATCCTGATAAAGCCGCGGCCAAGCAATTGCGCTTTGAGGGCGAGCAAGTGGCGATGTACCGCAAGTGGCTGCCAGAGATTGGCAACGATCCTGCATACAATAAAAACTTAACGCTCAGTGGCAATGGTTTTGAATTAGAGCACCGCTCGCTATTATCTTGGCGGCCATTAAGCTGGAAGCCTTTGCCAACGGTGCTTTGCCATCCAGCGGATCAGACCGGCTGCGGGCAGTATCGTATTTTGCAGCCTTTTGCTGCGATGCTGGAGGCGCAAAAAATAGCGGGGGCCATTGCATTTGAGCTTTTCCCTGCTTTTGAGCTGGCCAAGCTGGCGCCGGATGTGATGGTGTTTCAGCGGCAAATTTCGACTCAGCAACTTGATTTCTTAAGGTTATCTAAAGCGTGTTCTCCGTCCTTTAAGGTTTACGAGCTGGATGATTATTTGCCCAATGTGCCCATTAAAAGTGCTCACCGCACGCACATGCCTAAAGATGTGGTGAAGTCTTTGCGCAAGGCGCTGACCTTTGTTGATCGGTTTACGGTATCCACAGAAGAGCTGGCGAATGCTTATGAGGGCATGCATCCGGTGATGCACGTGGTGAATAATTATTTGCCTGTGCCGATCTGGGGTGATCTGCACTCTGAGCGCAATCAGGGTAAAAAGCCGCGTGTGGGCTGGGCCGGCGGAGCAAGCCATACTGGCGATCTGGAGTTAATCGAAAGTGTGGTGAAGGCGCTCGCCAATGAGGTGGAGTGGGTGTTTTTTGGGATGTGCCCGGATAAGCTGCGCCCCTTTGTGCATGAGTTTCATGCGGGTGTGCCGATCGGCCTTTATGCGGCAAAGCTGGCCAGCTTAAATTTAGATTTGGCTTTGGCTCCTTTAGAGCAAAATATATTTAATCAGTGCAAGAGTAATTTGCGCCTGCTGGAATACGGTGCTTGTGGCTTTCCGGTGATTTGTACAGATATTGCTCCTTATCGCGGCAGCTTGCCGGTAACCCGGGTGAGAAATAAGCACAAGGACTGGGTGGATGCCATCCATGATCATTTATCTGATCCTGAAGCGAGCGCTGGCAGTGGCCGGGCATTAAAAGAAGCCGTATTAAAAGACTGGATGCTGGATGGGGTTAACCTAGATAAATGGCGTGCGGCATGGTTGTCAGCTTAG
- a CDS encoding flagellin N-terminal helical domain-containing protein, with translation MSQVINTNVPSLNAQRNLSTSQMSLTNSLQRLSSGLRINSAKDDAAGLAISERFTSQIKGMDQAKRNANDGVSLAQTGEGALSQMGDILQRVRELAVQSANATNTSNDRLAINSEVTQLVSELDRFATSTEFNGQKLFDGSFTAATYQVGANTNQTITANTANLRTNQYGTYQMGVGNGTGNLATTNSVSGSTAVTAGATGTVNVDGAAVTSSGSFSINGTSISVSGTDMAKDIANKINAAGTGVTASARTEVNLGLASGTYSLTAASKSSTFESVSFNVNDLDNNGKIEADEYSQAIQAFNAKSSKTGITAELSTFQDSSQTTQYALKLIATDGSNIALSNDPSNVSGFGGAVTKWDMDTTNSSGAIQYMASGQAGAISTTAAGSGVVTFGGQIVLNSTNSYSVTTSGASFASGVLAVGGSSATTALTSGAAYASTLKTVEKLDISTVEGSNQALRVVDDALSTVNDQRAKFGALQSRFTATINNLATTSENMSAARSRIRDADFASETAALTRAQVLQQAGTAMLGQANALPNQVLSLLRG, from the coding sequence ATGTCTCAAGTCATTAACACTAACGTACCATCACTCAATGCGCAGCGTAATTTAAGTACCTCGCAAATGAGCTTAACCAACTCTCTGCAACGCTTGTCCTCGGGTCTGCGTATTAATAGTGCCAAGGACGATGCAGCGGGTCTGGCGATTTCCGAGCGCTTCACTTCCCAGATCAAGGGGATGGACCAAGCCAAGCGTAATGCCAACGATGGCGTATCGCTTGCGCAAACCGGTGAAGGCGCGCTGAGTCAAATGGGTGATATTTTGCAACGTGTACGTGAATTGGCCGTGCAATCTGCCAATGCCACAAACACATCCAATGACCGCTTGGCGATCAACTCTGAAGTGACACAGCTCGTCTCCGAGCTGGATCGCTTTGCAACCTCTACCGAGTTCAACGGTCAGAAATTGTTTGACGGTAGCTTTACTGCAGCAACTTACCAAGTTGGTGCAAATACCAATCAAACCATTACTGCTAATACTGCAAACTTACGCACAAACCAATATGGTACTTACCAAATGGGTGTGGGTAACGGTACAGGTAATTTAGCCACCACCAATTCTGTTTCCGGCTCTACGGCTGTAACCGCCGGAGCGACGGGCACAGTGAATGTGGATGGTGCAGCGGTGACGTCATCTGGCTCATTCAGTATTAATGGAACAAGTATTTCTGTTTCCGGCACGGATATGGCAAAAGATATTGCCAATAAAATCAATGCCGCAGGGACAGGTGTAACCGCCTCTGCACGTACTGAAGTTAACTTAGGTCTGGCCTCCGGTACTTACAGCTTAACGGCCGCATCCAAGAGCAGCACATTTGAATCTGTATCGTTTAACGTGAACGATCTGGATAACAACGGCAAGATTGAGGCCGATGAGTATTCTCAAGCCATCCAAGCCTTTAATGCTAAGTCTTCTAAGACAGGTATTACGGCTGAATTGTCTACATTCCAAGATTCTAGCCAGACAACTCAATACGCACTAAAACTGATCGCAACGGATGGCTCTAATATTGCGCTGAGCAATGATCCAAGCAATGTCAGTGGGTTTGGTGGCGCGGTCACGAAATGGGATATGGATACAACCAACTCGAGCGGTGCGATTCAGTATATGGCAAGTGGCCAAGCAGGGGCTATTTCTACTACTGCAGCAGGTTCGGGTGTAGTGACCTTCGGTGGTCAGATCGTATTGAACTCCACTAACTCTTACTCTGTAACGACTAGCGGTGCTTCTTTTGCATCTGGTGTGTTGGCTGTAGGTGGCTCTTCTGCAACAACTGCATTAACCAGTGGTGCTGCTTATGCATCCACATTAAAAACGGTTGAAAAGCTTGACATTTCAACTGTTGAAGGCTCTAACCAGGCGCTGCGTGTTGTTGATGACGCTTTGTCGACAGTAAATGACCAACGTGCTAAGTTTGGTGCGCTGCAAAGCCGCTTCACTGCTACGATTAATAATCTGGCTACAACGTCAGAAAATATGAGTGCAGCACGCAGCCGGATCAGAGATGCAGACTTCGCAAGTGAAACAGCTGCGCTGACTCGTGCTCAGGTCTTGCAACAAGCGGGTACGGCAATGTTGGGTCAGGCGAATGCATTGCCTAACCAAGTTCTGAGTCTGTTACGCGGTTAA
- a CDS encoding flagellar protein FlaG — MDIQSTSSLVTPAAAKSISERFHDAPPSDQAKVASAEPVKVSPDAVQALKPAPDSKDVKQAVEKLNQAVQGFSDSLQFSVEEETKLPVVKLIDTKTKEVIRQFPSEEAISIAKAIDRFQGLLIKDRA; from the coding sequence ATGGATATCCAATCTACATCGTCGCTTGTAACGCCTGCTGCGGCAAAAAGTATTAGTGAGCGCTTTCATGATGCGCCTCCTAGCGATCAGGCAAAGGTTGCCAGTGCTGAGCCTGTTAAGGTTAGCCCTGATGCAGTGCAGGCGTTGAAGCCTGCTCCGGATAGCAAAGATGTCAAACAAGCTGTTGAAAAATTAAACCAGGCTGTGCAGGGGTTTTCGGATTCTTTGCAGTTTTCCGTTGAAGAAGAAACAAAATTACCTGTGGTGAAACTGATTGATACAAAAACAAAAGAAGTGATACGGCAGTTTCCAAGTGAAGAGGCGATTTCAATTGCTAAAGCAATAGATCGTTTTCAGGGCTTACTGATAAAAGATCGTGCGTAA